From Synechococcus sp. UW69, the proteins below share one genomic window:
- a CDS encoding acyl carrier protein yields MRELTEGISNKQQLEGRLVEILHRISGADPSVITRDARLMEDIGIDSLGFYEILIEADTCFGIRIQEEQLLQFKTVGDIQSHLESLDIDLTSSKTA; encoded by the coding sequence GTGCGGGAGTTGACAGAGGGAATCTCCAATAAGCAACAGCTGGAGGGACGCCTTGTCGAGATCCTGCATCGCATTTCCGGCGCCGATCCATCTGTCATCACCCGTGATGCGCGCTTGATGGAGGACATCGGGATCGACTCCTTGGGGTTCTACGAAATTTTGATCGAGGCCGACACCTGTTTCGGTATTCGCATCCAAGAGGAGCAGCTGCTGCAATTCAAGACAGTTGGTGATATCCAGAGCCATCTGGAATCTCTCGACATCGATCTGACCAGCTCCAAAACCGCCTAA
- the queF gene encoding preQ(1) synthase has product MTQTPLYGERAIAEAELICFDNPRPGRPYEVSIELPEFTCKCPFSGYPDFAVLRLIYQPGPRVVELKAIKLYVNSFRDQSVSHEEVTNRILDDLVAATDPVWMQLEADFNPRGNVHTVVRVSHGTRQPC; this is encoded by the coding sequence TTGACCCAGACCCCCCTCTACGGCGAACGCGCCATCGCGGAAGCCGAGCTGATCTGCTTCGACAATCCCCGGCCCGGGCGACCCTATGAGGTATCGATTGAATTGCCCGAGTTCACCTGTAAGTGCCCTTTCTCCGGGTACCCCGACTTCGCCGTGCTGCGCTTGATCTACCAACCAGGGCCCCGCGTAGTGGAGCTCAAGGCCATCAAGCTCTACGTGAACAGCTTCCGCGACCAGTCGGTCTCCCATGAGGAGGTGACCAATCGGATCCTTGACGATCTGGTCGCGGCCACCGATCCGGTTTGGATGCAGTTGGAAGCCGACTTCAATCCCCGTGGCAACGTTCATACGGTGGTAAGGGTCAGTCACGGCACCCGTCAGCCCTGCTGA
- a CDS encoding polysaccharide biosynthesis/export family protein, translated as MLVPSRTGLSAGVAAAVVLMAPVFLGGGLKAEERINWLKTPARGTTPLQAPPPLPSTPRLPPQTYRYRLAPGDRLVTSVFKIEGYEAQVQVLSDGTINLPRLGTVEVWGLTLEEARQRITDGYNQFLRRPLVYLDLVEQRPVRVTVTGQVLRSGVFTLPVNSSGSLGTSGEVTGVGSDGGGWPTMVDVIQKAGGISATGDLARLELLRPSATPGGPTRSYVFDYLTVLKNGGFAPNPLIYDGDSIRVHKAKSPVNVDLLTTAASNFSPTAINVQVIGEVFSPGVVEIRSNAPLSGAILASGGVTRRGSVKRVDLIRMDGQGRTTVKQLRYDPNAVLSSPNNPPLRNGDVVVVNRNTFTKVTDTMTDAMLPLEPIVDAASVFRLLGLPTGFGSSSPRR; from the coding sequence ATGCTTGTGCCCTCAAGGACCGGTCTCTCCGCAGGCGTTGCTGCAGCGGTTGTGCTCATGGCTCCTGTGTTCCTGGGCGGTGGGCTGAAGGCTGAAGAGCGGATCAACTGGCTGAAAACACCGGCGAGGGGCACCACGCCGCTGCAGGCGCCGCCGCCGTTGCCATCCACTCCCAGGCTGCCGCCCCAGACCTATCGCTACCGCCTGGCTCCTGGGGACAGGCTGGTGACCTCGGTGTTCAAGATCGAGGGTTATGAGGCTCAGGTTCAGGTCTTGAGCGACGGCACCATCAACCTGCCGCGGCTTGGCACGGTTGAGGTGTGGGGGTTGACTCTGGAGGAGGCGCGTCAGCGGATCACCGATGGCTACAACCAATTCCTGCGGCGACCTCTGGTCTATCTCGACCTGGTTGAGCAGCGTCCGGTCCGTGTCACGGTGACTGGCCAGGTCCTGCGCTCGGGAGTTTTCACCCTTCCTGTCAACAGTTCGGGATCCCTGGGGACGAGTGGCGAGGTCACCGGAGTCGGCAGCGACGGGGGCGGCTGGCCGACCATGGTGGATGTGATTCAGAAGGCTGGGGGGATTAGCGCTACGGGGGATTTGGCCCGTTTGGAGCTTCTACGCCCTTCCGCAACCCCTGGTGGACCCACCCGGAGCTATGTCTTCGACTACCTCACTGTGCTGAAAAACGGAGGGTTTGCTCCCAACCCGTTGATTTATGACGGCGACAGCATCCGCGTTCACAAGGCGAAATCGCCAGTCAATGTGGACCTGCTGACGACTGCTGCCTCAAACTTTTCCCCGACGGCGATCAATGTTCAGGTCATTGGTGAGGTCTTTTCTCCGGGAGTGGTTGAAATCCGTTCCAACGCTCCGTTGTCCGGTGCCATCCTGGCTTCCGGTGGAGTCACCCGCCGCGGCAGTGTGAAGCGGGTGGACTTGATCCGCATGGATGGCCAGGGCCGCACCACGGTCAAGCAACTGCGTTACGACCCCAATGCTGTGCTCAGTAGTCCCAACAACCCGCCACTGCGTAATGGTGATGTTGTGGTTGTGAACCGCAATACCTTCACCAAGGTCACTGACACGATGACTGATGCCATGTTGCCGCTCGAGCCGATTGTCGATGCGGCCTCGGTCTTCCGGCTTCTCGGCCTGCCGACGGGATTTGGATCATCCTCTCCCAGGCGCTGA
- a CDS encoding FtsW/RodA/SpoVE family cell cycle protein, translated as MGLAGFWSVAGLVILASASWWVALREMGDGAFYLKRQAIWLMASWSLLGITISTSLRRWLRWSGPGLWMGCLLIAATLVMGTTVNGASRWLVLGPLQVQPSELVKPFVVLQAANLFAPWSRMSLDQKLLWLGSFGGLLLLILKQPNLSTAALMGLTLWMVAMAAGLRWRSLVGTALAGSLLGTASILINEYQRLRVVSFLDPWNDPMGDGYQLVQSLLAIGSGGWMGQGYGLSTQKLQYLPIQSTDFIYAVFAEEFGFVGSVLLLLFLMLVAWVGLRVALRCRSNQARLVAIGCTTILVGQSILNIAVASGAMPTTGLPLPLISYGGNSLMSSLVILGLLIRCSLESTGLIGGRSSTRPRPVRQR; from the coding sequence ATGGGATTGGCCGGGTTTTGGAGTGTTGCAGGACTGGTGATCCTGGCCTCGGCCAGCTGGTGGGTAGCCCTGCGGGAAATGGGTGATGGCGCCTTCTACCTGAAACGGCAGGCGATCTGGCTGATGGCAAGCTGGAGCCTGCTCGGCATCACGATCTCCACCAGCCTTCGGCGCTGGCTGCGCTGGTCAGGCCCGGGGCTGTGGATGGGCTGCCTGCTGATCGCCGCCACCCTGGTGATGGGCACCACCGTGAACGGCGCCAGCCGCTGGCTGGTGCTGGGGCCCCTGCAGGTGCAGCCATCAGAACTTGTCAAACCCTTCGTGGTTCTGCAGGCCGCCAACCTGTTCGCTCCCTGGAGCCGGATGAGTCTCGACCAGAAGCTTCTCTGGCTCGGCAGCTTTGGCGGACTGCTGTTGCTGATCCTCAAACAGCCCAACCTTTCCACCGCCGCCCTGATGGGACTCACCCTGTGGATGGTGGCCATGGCGGCTGGCCTGCGTTGGCGCAGCCTGGTGGGCACGGCCCTAGCCGGATCGCTTCTGGGCACCGCAAGCATCCTGATTAACGAGTACCAACGCCTGCGGGTGGTGTCGTTTCTGGATCCCTGGAACGATCCGATGGGGGATGGCTACCAACTGGTGCAGAGCCTGTTGGCGATCGGATCGGGAGGCTGGATGGGCCAGGGGTACGGCCTCTCCACCCAAAAGCTGCAGTATCTGCCGATCCAGAGCACCGACTTCATTTATGCGGTGTTCGCCGAAGAATTTGGATTTGTCGGCTCAGTGCTGCTGCTGTTGTTCCTCATGCTGGTGGCCTGGGTGGGGCTGCGAGTGGCCCTGCGCTGCCGCAGCAACCAGGCGCGGCTTGTGGCGATTGGTTGCACCACGATCCTTGTGGGCCAATCGATTCTGAACATTGCAGTGGCCTCTGGGGCCATGCCAACGACCGGTCTGCCGCTGCCCTTGATCAGCTATGGAGGCAACTCGCTGATGTCGAGCCTGGTGATCCTGGGGCTACTGATCCGCTGTTCGCTGGAATCCACCGGCTTGATCGGCGGACGATCGAGCACGCGACCAAGGCCAGTGCGCCAACGCTGA
- the purB gene encoding adenylosuccinate lyase gives MIERYTLPEMGAVWSEQAKFQSWLDVEIAATEANCRLGRVPQEALDTIKAKASFEVERILEIEAEVRHDVIAFLTNVNEHVGDAGRHIHVGMTSSDVLDTGVALQLKRSVALLRDELDLLAEALRELARAHKSTEMIGRSHAIHGEPITFGFKVAGWLAETERNRTRLERLEQDVAVGQVSGAMGTYANTDPQVEAIACEILGLTPDTASTQVISRDRHADYVQTLALVGASLERFSTEIRNLQRTDVLEVEENFAKGQKGSSAMPHKRNPIRSERISGLARVLRSYTIAALENVALWHERDISHSSTERMMLPDCSVTLHFMLREMTSVVKGLGIYPENMRRNMNVYGGVVFSQRVLLALVGAGMSREEAYRVVQRNAHTAWNTAGGDFRANLEADGDVTSRLSAAELADCFSTALHQEHLGVIWERLGI, from the coding sequence GTGATTGAGCGTTACACCCTCCCTGAGATGGGAGCCGTCTGGAGTGAGCAGGCGAAATTCCAGAGCTGGCTTGATGTGGAAATTGCCGCCACCGAAGCCAACTGCCGGCTCGGCCGGGTTCCCCAGGAGGCCCTCGACACCATCAAGGCCAAGGCAAGCTTCGAGGTGGAACGCATCCTCGAGATCGAAGCCGAGGTTCGTCATGACGTGATCGCCTTCCTCACCAACGTGAACGAGCACGTCGGCGATGCCGGTCGCCACATCCATGTGGGCATGACCAGCAGCGACGTCCTCGACACGGGCGTGGCCCTGCAGCTAAAACGCTCTGTTGCCTTGCTGCGGGACGAACTCGATCTGCTGGCTGAGGCCTTGCGCGAACTGGCCAGGGCCCACAAGAGCACGGAGATGATCGGTCGGTCCCATGCCATTCACGGTGAGCCGATCACCTTCGGGTTCAAGGTGGCCGGCTGGCTAGCGGAAACCGAGCGCAACCGCACCCGCCTGGAACGGCTTGAGCAGGATGTGGCCGTGGGCCAGGTCAGCGGTGCCATGGGCACCTATGCCAACACCGATCCCCAGGTGGAGGCGATCGCCTGCGAGATTCTCGGACTCACACCCGACACTGCAAGCACCCAGGTGATCTCCCGCGATCGGCATGCCGACTACGTGCAGACCCTCGCCCTTGTGGGCGCCTCCCTGGAACGCTTCTCCACCGAAATCCGCAACTTGCAGCGCACCGATGTGCTCGAAGTGGAGGAAAATTTTGCCAAGGGCCAGAAGGGCAGCTCAGCCATGCCCCACAAACGCAACCCAATCCGCAGCGAGCGGATCAGCGGTCTGGCCAGGGTGCTGCGGAGTTACACCATTGCTGCCCTGGAGAACGTGGCCCTCTGGCATGAACGCGACATCAGCCACAGTTCCACGGAGCGAATGATGCTCCCCGATTGCTCGGTCACCCTGCACTTCATGCTGCGGGAAATGACCAGCGTCGTGAAGGGGCTCGGTATCTATCCCGAGAACATGCGTCGCAACATGAATGTGTACGGCGGCGTGGTGTTTAGCCAGCGGGTGCTTCTTGCCCTAGTGGGCGCCGGCATGAGCCGTGAAGAGGCCTACCGGGTCGTTCAGCGGAATGCCCACACGGCCTGGAACACCGCCGGCGGCGACTTCCGCGCCAACCTCGAAGCGGATGGCGATGTCACCAGCAGGCTCTCCGCAGCCGAGCTGGCCGACTGCTTCAGCACCGCATTGCACCAGGAGCACCTGGGCGTGATCTGGGAGCGATTGGGGATCTAA
- a CDS encoding cytochrome c biogenesis CcdA family protein, which translates to MDLLLLSDLAQSSEQLLQRALADPGPLTLALVFGGGALTSLGPCSLSLLPVTLAYLAGFEDGQPAWQRSLAFCGGIVGALVVLGSVSGLLGRIYGQVPALIPTLVAILAVAMGLNLLGVLRIPLPSGPDPELWRQKVPAPLAPVAAGLAFGLAASPCTTPVLAVLLGWIAQSGRPLAGVALLSSFGIGQVLPLLLAGTFAAAIPKLLALRGISRWVPPASGVVLLTTGLLTLLARWS; encoded by the coding sequence GTGGACCTGCTGCTGCTCTCCGATCTGGCCCAGAGCAGCGAACAGCTGCTGCAGCGTGCCCTGGCGGATCCCGGTCCGCTGACCCTGGCACTGGTGTTTGGTGGCGGCGCACTCACCAGCCTGGGGCCCTGTTCCCTGTCGTTGCTACCGGTGACCCTGGCCTATCTGGCGGGCTTTGAAGATGGCCAACCGGCCTGGCAGCGGAGCCTGGCCTTTTGCGGCGGCATCGTCGGTGCTCTGGTGGTGCTGGGCAGCGTCAGCGGGCTGCTGGGCCGAATTTACGGGCAGGTGCCGGCACTGATTCCCACATTGGTGGCGATCCTCGCGGTGGCAATGGGGCTGAACCTGCTGGGGGTGCTGCGGATTCCGCTGCCCAGTGGTCCGGATCCGGAGCTGTGGCGTCAAAAGGTCCCGGCCCCACTGGCACCCGTCGCGGCTGGACTGGCCTTCGGCCTGGCGGCCTCCCCCTGCACCACACCAGTCTTGGCGGTTCTGCTGGGCTGGATCGCCCAAAGCGGACGTCCCCTGGCGGGAGTGGCCCTGCTCAGCAGCTTCGGCATCGGCCAGGTGCTGCCTCTGCTGCTGGCCGGCACATTTGCAGCCGCCATTCCCAAACTGCTGGCGTTGCGGGGCATCAGCCGCTGGGTGCCGCCGGCCAGTGGCGTCGTACTGCTCACCACCGGCCTGCTCACTCTGCTGGCCCGCTGGAGCTGA
- a CDS encoding GNAT family N-acyltransferase produces the protein MTQTGPAAQEDVLLPQGWSETNHDSSLLFRLDGLELHLIPGSRFEAVADAVGTLRESTYRQQLSGSGSTRDLDGRDAAYDHLILLEAGSSALAGSARLQFIPQFTAAEDLPGSQQSYLEHVYPGIKAMLAGQTHHVEIGRVALARRFQRQPHSLMALFRGGLLIAARSGFSILHGLVSYNHFAHSDAVNTAFLTALMRPPYRRISPVLPPPRHPINDIQPDDNIHPIGNVQALEVAIREEHSDDFRLPVLLRQYFNLMEAKVCDLSLARDFNQITEILMAADLSQLPKDRLSFFIDVDHQPVYQQFSWYRGE, from the coding sequence ATGACGCAGACCGGACCAGCCGCGCAGGAAGACGTCCTGCTTCCTCAGGGCTGGAGCGAAACCAACCACGACAGCAGCCTCCTGTTCCGCCTCGACGGCCTTGAGCTGCATCTGATCCCTGGATCAAGATTTGAGGCCGTCGCCGATGCCGTCGGCACCCTGAGGGAATCCACCTACCGCCAGCAGCTTTCCGGCTCCGGCAGTACGCGGGACCTCGACGGCCGTGACGCGGCCTACGACCACTTAATCCTGCTGGAGGCCGGCAGCAGTGCTCTGGCGGGCTCCGCCAGGCTGCAGTTCATTCCTCAGTTCACAGCCGCTGAGGACCTTCCCGGCAGCCAGCAGTCCTACTTGGAGCATGTCTACCCCGGCATCAAGGCGATGCTGGCTGGGCAAACCCACCACGTGGAAATTGGCCGGGTGGCGTTGGCCCGCCGCTTTCAACGCCAACCGCATTCCCTAATGGCCCTCTTCCGCGGAGGGCTCCTAATCGCGGCTCGATCGGGATTCAGCATTCTGCATGGGTTGGTCTCTTACAACCACTTCGCCCACAGCGATGCCGTTAATACAGCCTTTCTGACTGCATTGATGCGGCCTCCGTACCGCAGGATCAGTCCGGTGCTGCCCCCTCCGCGTCACCCGATCAACGACATCCAGCCCGATGACAACATCCACCCGATCGGCAATGTTCAGGCCCTGGAAGTAGCGATCCGAGAAGAACACAGCGACGACTTCCGGCTGCCGGTTCTGTTGCGTCAATACTTCAATCTGATGGAAGCCAAGGTCTGTGACCTATCTCTGGCGAGGGATTTCAACCAGATCACTGAAATCCTGATGGCCGCCGACCTTTCTCAGCTGCCGAAAGATCGCCTGTCTTTCTTCATCGACGTTGACCACCAACCCGTCTACCAGCAATTCAGCTGGTACCGGGGGGAGTGA
- a CDS encoding cytochrome c biogenesis protein ResB, whose protein sequence is MAMLKRLAAWLSDLRLAIVLLLLIALSSAVGTAIPQGDPPVSYIDAYATSPWLGLLHGEEVLRLQLDHVYSSGWFLALLAWLGLALILCSWRRQWPALVAARRWIDYRTTRQLSKLAIAESQACPDPSQGLTQLETVLRASGWEVQRKSQRLAARRGAIGRVGPLLVHTGLVLLMLGAAWGALAGNRLERFLAPGRSLDLLDRDGSSQLTITLDRFAIDRDPAGRTEQFRSALKLQGPNQSLDVEISVNHPLRHRGITIYQADWSLATISLQIGRSPVLELPLQTYPELGDQIWGLVLPTRPDGTEPVFLSLDSEQGPATVFDADGQQIARLQPGGPAAEVKGLPMRVDSVLPASGLLLKRDPGVPLVYLGFAVLLVGGGLSLVATRQLWAIATDGTLSVGGLCNRNLAAFANELPQLVQQVVAASADPGQRHQQG, encoded by the coding sequence ATGGCGATGCTTAAACGCCTGGCGGCCTGGCTCAGCGATCTGCGGCTGGCGATCGTGCTGCTGCTGCTGATCGCCCTGTCCAGTGCCGTGGGAACCGCCATCCCCCAGGGGGATCCCCCCGTTAGCTACATCGATGCTTACGCCACGAGCCCCTGGCTAGGCCTGCTCCACGGCGAGGAAGTACTGCGACTACAGCTCGATCATGTGTATTCCAGCGGTTGGTTTTTGGCCTTGCTGGCCTGGCTCGGCCTCGCCCTGATCCTCTGCAGCTGGAGACGTCAATGGCCAGCCCTGGTGGCAGCCCGGCGCTGGATCGACTACCGAACCACGCGCCAACTGAGCAAATTGGCCATCGCCGAAAGCCAGGCCTGCCCGGACCCCAGCCAGGGGCTGACGCAGCTGGAGACGGTGCTGCGGGCCAGCGGATGGGAGGTGCAACGCAAGTCACAACGGCTGGCGGCCCGGCGCGGCGCCATCGGTCGGGTGGGACCCTTGCTCGTGCACACCGGCCTGGTACTGCTGATGCTGGGCGCGGCCTGGGGGGCACTGGCGGGGAACCGCCTGGAGCGCTTCCTGGCCCCAGGCCGCAGCCTCGATCTGCTGGATCGCGATGGCAGCAGTCAGTTGACGATCACCCTGGACCGCTTCGCCATTGATCGGGACCCGGCCGGCCGAACGGAACAATTCCGCTCAGCTCTGAAGCTGCAGGGACCTAACCAAAGCTTGGATGTCGAGATCAGCGTCAATCACCCGCTGCGGCATCGGGGCATCACGATTTACCAGGCGGACTGGTCATTGGCGACAATCAGCCTGCAGATCGGGCGCAGCCCCGTTCTGGAGCTGCCGTTGCAGACCTATCCGGAGCTGGGTGATCAGATCTGGGGACTGGTGCTGCCGACCCGCCCCGATGGGACGGAACCGGTGTTCCTGAGCCTGGACAGTGAACAAGGGCCCGCCACGGTGTTCGATGCGGACGGCCAACAGATCGCTCGGCTGCAGCCTGGCGGTCCAGCCGCTGAGGTAAAGGGATTACCAATGCGGGTGGACTCGGTTCTACCGGCCAGCGGCCTTCTGCTCAAACGGGATCCTGGCGTTCCACTGGTTTACTTGGGCTTCGCTGTACTGCTGGTGGGCGGTGGATTGAGCCTCGTGGCCACCCGTCAGCTCTGGGCCATCGCAACCGATGGAACCCTCAGTGTGGGCGGCCTCTGCAACCGCAACCTGGCCGCCTTCGCCAATGAATTACCCCAGTTGGTGCAGCAGGTGGTGGCTGCATCGGCCGACCCTGGGCAACGACATCAGCAGGGCTGA
- a CDS encoding beta-ketoacyl-[acyl-carrier-protein] synthase family protein → MAALQQLSQRVSIVGWGSVSPLGCDAGSTWDGVLAERSGIRALTATWSDDLPVRISGCVPDAATASLEPLLLRRSDRCAQLGLLAAREAWAMATAAIGGIDPARVAVVLGTGIGGLHTMHEQHTQLTAGGPSRVNPLTVPMLIPDAAAGQVAIDLGLHGGAHTPVSACASGAEAMMLAQMLLNDGRADLVLAGGTEAPVNRLGLVGFSAMRALSSRNDAPEQASRPYSKDRDGFVLSEGAGVLAMMREEDTPCGAALGWQLSCGSSSDGHHIVAPEPQGTQASLAIEDALRRAGVEPGDLCAVQAHATGTSLGDLAEARALRRSLGSAADHIPVFAPKGQLGHLLGAAGAVEAILGLQALRQGTLPRSINSDPLDPEVELAVTSQGPVELSGSGAERLMLKNAFGFGGHNISLVLSAPGSTAEQQR, encoded by the coding sequence GTGGCAGCGCTGCAACAGCTCTCCCAGCGTGTTTCGATCGTGGGCTGGGGGTCAGTCTCACCCCTGGGCTGTGACGCAGGATCAACCTGGGATGGCGTCTTAGCAGAGCGCTCCGGCATCCGCGCCCTGACCGCAACCTGGAGCGACGATCTGCCGGTACGCATTTCGGGCTGCGTGCCCGATGCCGCCACAGCGTCCCTGGAGCCGCTCCTGCTGCGCCGCTCCGATCGCTGCGCCCAGCTCGGACTTCTTGCCGCCCGGGAGGCCTGGGCCATGGCCACCGCAGCCATCGGAGGCATTGATCCTGCGCGCGTGGCTGTGGTGCTGGGCACCGGCATCGGCGGGCTCCACACAATGCATGAACAGCACACCCAGCTGACCGCCGGAGGACCGAGCCGGGTCAATCCCCTCACCGTGCCGATGCTGATCCCCGACGCAGCGGCCGGCCAAGTCGCAATCGACCTGGGCCTGCATGGTGGTGCGCACACCCCTGTTTCGGCCTGCGCATCGGGGGCCGAGGCCATGATGCTGGCCCAGATGCTGCTCAATGATGGGCGGGCCGATCTCGTCCTGGCCGGCGGCACCGAAGCACCGGTGAACCGACTGGGGCTCGTGGGCTTCTCCGCGATGCGGGCCCTTTCCTCCCGTAATGATGCCCCTGAGCAGGCCTCTCGGCCCTACAGCAAAGACCGGGACGGTTTTGTGCTTTCAGAGGGTGCCGGAGTGCTGGCGATGATGCGGGAGGAAGACACCCCGTGCGGTGCTGCCCTGGGTTGGCAACTCTCCTGCGGCAGCAGTAGTGACGGCCATCACATCGTGGCGCCTGAACCTCAGGGCACCCAGGCCAGCCTGGCGATCGAGGATGCCCTACGTCGGGCTGGAGTTGAGCCTGGCGATCTCTGTGCCGTCCAGGCCCATGCCACCGGCACCAGCCTTGGAGACCTCGCCGAAGCAAGAGCGCTGCGGCGCAGCCTGGGCTCTGCCGCCGATCACATCCCGGTCTTTGCACCCAAGGGGCAGCTGGGGCATCTGCTTGGAGCCGCGGGAGCCGTCGAAGCAATTCTTGGATTGCAAGCGCTTCGGCAGGGAACGTTGCCCCGCAGCATCAATTCCGATCCTCTCGACCCTGAAGTGGAGCTCGCCGTGACCAGCCAAGGGCCAGTCGAGCTTTCTGGCTCAGGTGCCGAACGACTGATGCTCAAGAACGCCTTTGGCTTCGGCGGACACAACATCAGCCTTGTGCTGTCTGCTCCCGGTAGTACTGCTGAACAGCAGCGCTGA
- a CDS encoding TlyA family RNA methyltransferase — MASKQRLDLELLTRGLVSSRQQAQQLIRAGKVRDGAGMLLDKPGTEVTAERELRVEQPPRFVSRGGEKLLAGLQAFSVRVEDRVCLDGGISTGGFTDCLLQHGASRVYGVDVGYGQTAWSLRTDPRVVLRERTNLRHLQPEVLYTADDPWPSLAVTDVSFISLRLILPALRRLLQGPGTEALVLVKPQFEVGKNRVGKGGVVRDPAAHRDAIESVITAAGESGWQPQGLVASPLTGPAGNHEYVLWLGEADAADLPDLELLVAKTLNG, encoded by the coding sequence ATGGCGTCCAAACAGCGTCTGGATCTGGAACTCCTGACCCGTGGCCTGGTCAGTTCACGGCAACAGGCGCAGCAGCTGATTCGTGCTGGCAAGGTTCGGGATGGTGCCGGCATGCTGCTCGACAAACCCGGCACGGAAGTCACGGCCGAGCGTGAATTGCGGGTGGAACAGCCCCCTCGCTTTGTCTCCCGTGGCGGCGAAAAACTGTTGGCTGGATTGCAGGCCTTTTCTGTACGGGTGGAGGATCGCGTCTGCCTGGATGGCGGCATCTCCACTGGTGGCTTCACCGATTGCCTGCTGCAGCATGGAGCCAGCCGTGTCTATGGCGTGGATGTGGGCTATGGCCAGACGGCTTGGAGCCTGCGCACCGATCCCAGGGTGGTGCTGCGTGAACGTACCAATCTGCGCCACCTCCAACCCGAGGTTCTCTACACGGCAGATGACCCCTGGCCCAGTCTTGCGGTCACCGATGTGTCGTTCATTTCGCTGCGTCTGATCCTTCCTGCCTTGCGCCGGCTGTTGCAGGGTCCAGGTACCGAGGCGCTGGTGCTGGTGAAGCCGCAGTTTGAGGTCGGTAAGAACAGGGTCGGCAAGGGGGGTGTGGTTCGTGATCCGGCGGCCCACCGTGATGCCATCGAATCCGTGATCACAGCCGCTGGGGAGTCGGGTTGGCAGCCGCAGGGCCTCGTGGCCTCTCCGCTCACAGGCCCCGCCGGCAACCACGAGTACGTGCTCTGGTTGGGTGAGGCCGACGCGGCTGATTTGCCGGATCTAGAGCTTCTGGTGGCGAAGACGCTGAATGGTTGA
- a CDS encoding P-II family nitrogen regulator, whose translation MKKVEAIIRPFKLEDVKVALVEAGIIGMTVSEVRGFGRQKGQVERYRGSEFTVEFLQKLKIEVVVEDDRVEEVVKSIADAARTGEIGDGKIFISPVESVVRIRTGDRDSTAL comes from the coding sequence ATGAAAAAGGTCGAAGCGATCATTCGTCCTTTCAAGCTGGAAGACGTAAAGGTGGCGTTGGTCGAAGCCGGAATCATCGGCATGACCGTGAGCGAGGTCCGCGGATTCGGTCGCCAAAAGGGTCAGGTAGAGCGTTACCGCGGTTCGGAATTCACCGTTGAGTTTCTGCAGAAACTGAAGATCGAAGTTGTGGTCGAAGACGACCGAGTGGAAGAGGTGGTCAAATCGATCGCCGATGCCGCCCGTACCGGCGAAATCGGCGACGGCAAAATCTTCATCAGCCCCGTTGAATCGGTGGTGCGCATCCGCACCGGCGACCGCGACAGCACAGCGCTCTGA